In Flavobacterium piscisymbiosum, the sequence AACAAAATAAAATTATCGAAAAATCGCTCGCAAGCCGAACCTTTAAAACACAAGGATATTTGCATTTTTACATTTATCCCAATGCTTTTATAAGTTCTGTAGAAGGAAAGGGATTTTACTTTGGTTTTATGTTACCCGAATCGCCTTCGAAAACAAATTTAAGAGTGCGTTATTTCTCTCCCAAATTTGATAAAGAATTAAGCGAATCTGAACAAAATATTATTGATTTTATTAATAATAGCACAAACGAATCTTTGGATTTGGTTTTAAATGAAGATAAAAAGATAGTAGAAAATATTCAGACAAATCTTGTAAATTTTAAAGACAGTTCGCCAATATTTGGTGATGAAGAATTTAGAATTCTAAAGTTTTACGAATATTTTAATGCTAAAAAAGAATTAAAAGAGATATAATGAACCCATTTGATTTATCAGGAAAAAAAATAGTAGTAACAGGAGCATCTTCAGGTATTGGATATGAAACCTGTCTGGCCATAGCCAGACAAGGAGGAACTTTTATTGCAATTGCAAGACGTCAGGATTTTCTCGAAAAATTAATCGAAGAATGCGGAAGCGAAAATAGCTTTATAGCCGCAGATTTATCCAAAATAGAAGATATCAAAACTATTGTTGATTCAATCGAAAATATTGACGGTGTCGTTCATTCAGCAGGAATAGTGTCGTTGGCGCCCGTAAAATTTTATTCAGAAGAATTGATGAATGAAATGAGAAGTGTCAATTTTGATTCGATTGCTTATCTGATTAATTTGATATTTAAAAAGAAAAAAATAAATAAAGGAAGTTCGATTGTGCTGGTTTCCTCTATAGCCGGCTTGTTCGGGATGAAAGGAAACGGAATTTATGCGGCAAGCAAAGGAGCATTAATTGCTATTTCTAAAGTTTGGGCGGCTGAATTTGCCGCTAGTAAAACACGTGTAAACTGTGTTTCGCCAGGAATGGTTAAAACCGAAATAACATCAAAATCTATTGAAGATTTATCTTTAGAAGTTATTCAGCAAGATGAAAAAAAATACCCATTAGGATATGGAGATCCTGTACAGGTTGCCAATCCTATTGTTTTTTTATTGTCTGAAGCAAGCAGCTGGATAACGGGCCAAAATATAGTTTTAGACGGAGGAAGAACATCAACGATATAATTCTGACAATGAAAGCGAATATAAAGGCCATTTCATATTATTTACCTGAAACCATTTTATCTAATGATTTAATTCATCAGGAATTTCCTGAATGGGATATCGAAAAAATTAGCTCCAAAACTGGAATTAATTCGCGACATATAAGTGCCGAGGATGAATTTTCATCTGATATGGCGGTTAAAGCTGCTGAAAAATTATTTGAAGAGCATAATATAGATAAATCAACTATTGATTATTTATTATTTTGTACTCAAAGTCCTGACTATTTTTTACCAACCACGGCATGTATTATTCAGGATAAATTAGGTCTGGATACATCAATAGGTGCATTAGATTTTAATTTAGGATGTTCCGGTTTTGTTTATGGTTTAAGCTTAGCCAAAGGTTTGATTGCCGGAGAAATGGCTAAAAATGTCTTGCTAATTACCTCAGAAACCTATTCGAAATTTATTCATCCAAATGATAAAAGCAACAAAACAATTTTTGGAGACGCTGCAGCAGCTACCTTAATAAGTATCGAAAAAGGTTTTTGCTCTATTGGTAATTTTGTTTTTGGTACAGACGGAAAAGGGGCAGAAAACCTGATTGTAAAGCAAGGTGGTATGCGTTTTCCTGTTTCGGATGAAAATGAAGATATTAAAGATGAATTTGGAAACGTGAGAAATGATAAAAATTTATTCATGAACGGAACCGAAATTTTCAATTTTACTGGAGAATTTGTTCCAAAACTTACCGAAGCGATTTTAGAAAAATCAAACTTAACAAAAGAAGATATCGATTTATTTATTTTTCATCAGGCAAATAAATACATGCTTAATCATTTGAGAAAAAAAATAAAAATTCCCGAAGATAAGTTTTTTATTGCCATGGAACATTGTGGCAATACAGTTTCATCTACCATTCCTATTGCTTTGTATGAAGCTCAAAAACAACAAAAACTAGTAAATGCAACCAACTTTATATTGGCAGGTTTTGGTGTAGGATATTCGTGGGGAGCCTGTAATTTAATCATAGAATAATGAAGAATTTAATCATAATAGGAGCGAGAGGATTTGGCCGTGAGGTTTATGATCTTGCCACACAATGCTCAGGTTTTAATATTGAATATGTTATAAAAGGTTTCCTGGACGATAAAGCAGATGCTTTGGATAGTTTCGAAAATTATCCTGCTATACTTTCTTCTGTCGAAGATTATAAAATTGAGGAGGATGATGTTTTTGTTTGTGCGTTAGGAACCGTAAAATGGAAAAAACATTACGCTGAATTAATTATGTCAAAAGGAGGTTCGTTTATCAATTTGATTCATCCATCGACAAAATTAAATACAAATGCTGTTGTTGGTACTGGTTTGCTGGTTTTTATGTATGCAAATATCAGCAATGACTGCATAATTAAAGATTTTGTAACGATACAAGGATATGTTGGTTTAGGGCATGATACCCAAATTCATAATTGGGCGCATTTAAGTTCTTATTCTTTTACAGGTGGTTTCGTTGTACTTGAAGAAGAATCGACCCTTAATACACGTGCAACAGTATTGCCTCATGTAATTGTTCGCAAAGGAGCAACTGTTGGTGCAGCGAGTCTTGTTATTAGAAATGTAAAAGAAAATACTACGGTTTTTGGAGTTCCTGCTAAAAAACTTGAATTTTAAGGCAGTCCTAAAATCATAAAGAATAAAAAAAGAATAAAAATTATCAAAATAAATATTTCATGAAGGATCAAAGTAATGTTGTTTTAAACTGGACTGGTGATATACACAAACCATTTGTCAGTATTTTATGCGATACTTTTAATCATGAAGGATTTATTCGTGAAACTTTAGAAGGTTTTTTAAAACAGGAAACTACATTTCCTTTCGAAATAATAGTACATGACGATGCCTCTACAGATAATACTGCAAGTATTGTCAAAGAATTTGCAGAGCAATATCCTTTTATTATTAAGCCCATTTTACAAAAAGAAAACCAGTATTCTAAAAAAGTTAATTTTTGGAGTGATCTTACTTTTCCAATGGCAAAAGGAAAATATATTGCCTTATGCGAAGGAGATGATTATTGGATTGATCCATTGAAATTGCAAAAACAGGTCGAGTTTTTAGAAAATAATAAAGAGTATGTGATAACATGGACAGATTATTTTAGTAAAAAAGGAACTGAATTAGTACCTAATGACTTCAAAGAGACTTTGCCATCTGTATACACAATTGATTTTGATACAATTTTTCAGCCTTATTGCACCTTGACGCTGACCAGTGTTTTCAAAAAAGATGCTGTCGATCCTTTAGATTATAAAAAATTCAAATACGGTAAAGATAATACACTTTATGCATTGGCGCTTTGCCATGGAAAAGGCGCTTTTATGAATTTTCAGGCGGCTGTTTACAGAGTGCATCCAGGTGGAGTTTTTTCTTTAAAATCTACTTTTTTTCAGC encodes:
- a CDS encoding sialic acid O-acetyltransferase; protein product: MKNLIIIGARGFGREVYDLATQCSGFNIEYVIKGFLDDKADALDSFENYPAILSSVEDYKIEEDDVFVCALGTVKWKKHYAELIMSKGGSFINLIHPSTKLNTNAVVGTGLLVFMYANISNDCIIKDFVTIQGYVGLGHDTQIHNWAHLSSYSFTGGFVVLEEESTLNTRATVLPHVIVRKGATVGAASLVIRNVKENTTVFGVPAKKLEF
- a CDS encoding 3-oxoacyl-ACP synthase III family protein — protein: MKANIKAISYYLPETILSNDLIHQEFPEWDIEKISSKTGINSRHISAEDEFSSDMAVKAAEKLFEEHNIDKSTIDYLLFCTQSPDYFLPTTACIIQDKLGLDTSIGALDFNLGCSGFVYGLSLAKGLIAGEMAKNVLLITSETYSKFIHPNDKSNKTIFGDAAAATLISIEKGFCSIGNFVFGTDGKGAENLIVKQGGMRFPVSDENEDIKDEFGNVRNDKNLFMNGTEIFNFTGEFVPKLTEAILEKSNLTKEDIDLFIFHQANKYMLNHLRKKIKIPEDKFFIAMEHCGNTVSSTIPIALYEAQKQQKLVNATNFILAGFGVGYSWGACNLIIE
- a CDS encoding glycosyltransferase family 2 protein, with the translated sequence MKDQSNVVLNWTGDIHKPFVSILCDTFNHEGFIRETLEGFLKQETTFPFEIIVHDDASTDNTASIVKEFAEQYPFIIKPILQKENQYSKKVNFWSDLTFPMAKGKYIALCEGDDYWIDPLKLQKQVEFLENNKEYVITWTDYFSKKGTELVPNDFKETLPSVYTIDFDTIFQPYCTLTLTSVFKKDAVDPLDYKKFKYGKDNTLYALALCHGKGAFMNFQAAVYRVHPGGVFSLKSTFFQRYSSYLNIKEIYDNIPQARTKNIEKVMASLLKASAFEALKLRKTKEFQNIEEPQKAINEFLDKAGLSLKFKYLLKYIKSGF
- a CDS encoding SDR family NAD(P)-dependent oxidoreductase, producing the protein MNPFDLSGKKIVVTGASSGIGYETCLAIARQGGTFIAIARRQDFLEKLIEECGSENSFIAADLSKIEDIKTIVDSIENIDGVVHSAGIVSLAPVKFYSEELMNEMRSVNFDSIAYLINLIFKKKKINKGSSIVLVSSIAGLFGMKGNGIYAASKGALIAISKVWAAEFAASKTRVNCVSPGMVKTEITSKSIEDLSLEVIQQDEKKYPLGYGDPVQVANPIVFLLSEASSWITGQNIVLDGGRTSTI